One Ahaetulla prasina isolate Xishuangbanna chromosome 1, ASM2864084v1, whole genome shotgun sequence DNA window includes the following coding sequences:
- the UBE3D gene encoding E3 ubiquitin-protein ligase E3D: MDATLFLEIREKMKSGLLIIRELNPESWPVDITLMPSLIELKSDKAYKAFGLPPEVSIVPSSCRGLQYQPGEGLHVRLLVQADFSSKLVPAVGHGLKSKKSCTFFCQCCGESVINNRTFLRVLSLPFENWSDLVDEWCCHPNPFNDSLLHPQIDDCFLGRNYLLINSRTELSGTESGRLHSEDKWTTSSESLLNSQANSKITCKRCKTLLGEAMPSGVIKYYFTELLIRPSEDSFCIIPRYSFIQTVVAKCFMELTFSRSTFRFSIQGMDGTVYILIWVLNCDTLMVETSGNSVSKNIFTLLEPELSSPMRPAEIHKAVKVLYHSCTENKNKDLVDAWKEDIGVSPLTFPSKTCLELLLILSQSNASLPPSLRWMNSFQGGQTGYDHKSYKRGAGI, translated from the exons TGAATTAAATCCAGAAAGCTGGCCTGTGGATATTACTCTGATGCCTTCTTTAATAGAACTGAAAAGTGATAAAGCTTATAAAGCTTTCGGCCTTCCGCCAGAGGTCAGTATTGTGCCTTCTTCCTGTCGAGGACTGCAATATCAACCAGGGGAAGGCTTACATGTGAGGCTGCTTGTTCAAGCAGATTTCAGTTCAA AATTGGTGCCAGCTGTTGGTCACGGCCTAAAATCCAAAAAGAGTTGTACTTTTTTCTGTCAATGTTGCGGGGAGAGTGTAATTAATAATAG GACATTTCTCCGGGTTCTTTCACTTCCTTTTGAGAACTGGAGTGATTTGGTTGACGAATGGTGTTGCCATCCTAACCCTTTCAATGATAGCCTGCTTCATCCCCAAATTGATGACTGTTTTCTTGGGCGCAATTATCTCCTGATTAATTCAAGAACTGAGTTATCGGGAACAGAATCTGGAAGGCTTCATTCAGAGGATAAGTGGACTACAAGTAGTGAGTCTCTCTtg AATTCACAGGCAAATAGTAAAATAACTTGCAAGCGGTGCAAGACGTTGTTGGGAGAAGCTATGCCCTCAG GTGTCATAAAATACTATTTCACAGAATTGCTTATTCGGCCATCTGAAGACAGCTTTTGCATAATACCAAG GTATTCCTTTATACAGACTGTTGTAGCCAAGTGCTTCATGGAACTCACATTTTCTAGAAGCACATTTAGGTTCAGCATCCAAGGAATGGATGGCACAGTCTATATCTTG ATCTGGGTATTGAATTGTGACACACTGATGGTGGAAACGTCAGGAAACTCAGTTTccaaaaacatttttacattacTTGAACCTGAGCTGTCATCTCCTATGAGGCCTGCTGAGATTCATAAGGCTGTTAAAGTTCTTTACCATTCTTGTACTGAGAACAAAAACAAGGA TCTTGTTGATGCATGGAAAGAAGATATTGGAGTCTCTCCCCTCACATTTCCATCAAAAACCTGTTTGGAACTTCTGTTGATTCTATCTCAGAGTAATGCTTCGTTGCCTCCTTCTCTTCGCTGGATGAATTCTTTCCAG GGAGGCCAAACTGGATACGACCACAAGTCCTATAAAAGAGGAGCTGGAATATAA